A portion of the Bifidobacterium sp. ESL0800 genome contains these proteins:
- a CDS encoding dicarboxylate/amino acid:cation symporter, with the protein MNDITWNWLALGVSVLLFAGLAVLSRTKKAGFSARVIIATVLGIAMGLIFKGHTTYVAAFGTVWSNAIGAIVVPLLLFSVIASITNLGSSLRLKNIGVKTVVFLLLNTLTASLVTLGLALAFGVGKGFNVAMPQHYQAKHVPQVLDTVVGLFPSNLVANWAANQVVPVVIFAILVALAYNAAASTPKGEAAVKPFKTFVDAGNVVLSKATQIVVGFTPYAVLALIAAAISNSNLVALLPLLLVLVVAYIAIALQMFVVQPAILGVTTRTNPLRFFKFFWPAGVVAFTSESSIGTIPVTVRQLRRGGVPDDIASFVSSLGANLGMPGCAGVWPTLLAVFAVNSLNMHYTPLQYLMLVALTLLVSIGTVGVPGTATITATSLFAATGLPIAFIAISQPISQIVDMGRTALNVAGATNTAFIVAATEHQLDRDLYDGRKEFVDSDLDTDALDTDTEEDSAKVLAGVSATATNGDAKAAARGNANGTDTDTNASARLHATQNNSNARSAADASAAPTSAPAPTDSPLHLSAASNLLSFSPSAALDGQGDDMCGLRSSENKNKGKTE; encoded by the coding sequence ATGAACGACATTACCTGGAACTGGCTGGCGCTCGGCGTCAGCGTCCTGCTGTTCGCAGGCCTCGCGGTGCTGAGCCGCACCAAAAAAGCCGGATTCAGCGCACGCGTCATCATCGCCACCGTGCTCGGCATCGCCATGGGCTTGATTTTCAAAGGGCACACCACCTACGTCGCCGCATTCGGCACCGTCTGGTCGAACGCGATCGGGGCCATCGTCGTGCCGTTGCTGCTCTTCAGCGTCATCGCCAGCATCACCAATCTCGGCTCGTCGCTGCGGCTCAAGAACATCGGGGTCAAAACCGTGGTATTCCTGCTGTTGAACACGCTGACAGCCTCGCTCGTCACGCTCGGACTCGCGCTGGCGTTCGGGGTGGGCAAAGGCTTCAACGTCGCCATGCCGCAGCACTACCAGGCCAAGCACGTGCCACAGGTGCTCGACACCGTCGTCGGGCTCTTCCCCTCGAATCTCGTCGCCAACTGGGCCGCCAACCAGGTCGTGCCGGTCGTCATCTTCGCCATCCTCGTAGCTCTCGCCTACAACGCGGCTGCCTCAACGCCCAAGGGCGAGGCCGCCGTGAAGCCGTTCAAGACCTTCGTTGACGCCGGTAACGTCGTGCTTTCCAAGGCCACGCAGATCGTCGTCGGATTCACACCTTACGCCGTGCTCGCACTGATCGCCGCCGCGATATCCAACAGCAACCTCGTCGCGCTGCTCCCCCTGCTGCTCGTGCTCGTCGTGGCCTACATCGCCATTGCGCTGCAGATGTTCGTCGTTCAGCCCGCCATCCTCGGCGTGACCACGCGCACCAACCCGCTGCGCTTCTTCAAGTTCTTCTGGCCCGCCGGCGTCGTCGCCTTCACGTCCGAGTCCAGCATCGGCACCATTCCGGTGACCGTCCGTCAGCTGCGCCGCGGCGGGGTGCCCGATGACATCGCTTCGTTCGTCTCGTCTCTCGGCGCCAATCTGGGCATGCCCGGATGCGCCGGCGTCTGGCCCACGCTGCTCGCGGTGTTCGCTGTCAACTCGCTCAATATGCATTACACTCCGTTGCAGTATCTGATGCTCGTCGCCCTGACCCTGCTGGTTTCGATCGGCACCGTCGGCGTGCCCGGCACCGCCACCATCACCGCGACCTCGCTCTTCGCCGCCACCGGCCTGCCGATCGCCTTCATCGCCATCTCCCAGCCGATCTCGCAGATCGTGGACATGGGCCGCACCGCGCTCAACGTGGCCGGCGCTACAAATACCGCCTTCATCGTCGCCGCCACCGAGCACCAGCTCGACCGCGACCTCTACGACGGACGCAAGGAGTTCGTTGACTCGGATCTGGACACTGATGCTTTGGACACGGACACCGAAGAGGATTCCGCAAAGGTACTGGCCGGCGTCAGCGCAACCGCCACGAACGGAGATGCGAAAGCAGCTGCAAGAGGCAACGCAAACGGAACGGATACGGATACCAACGCCTCTGCCCGACTCCACGCAACGCAGAACAATTCCAACGCACGATCCGCTGCCGATGCGAGCGCCGCACCGACTTCGGCTCCGGCTCCAACAGACAGCCCGTTGCATCTTTCCGCCGCCAGCAACCTGCTGAGCTTCTCCCCGTCCGCCGCCCTGGACGGCCAAGGTGACGACATGTGCGGTCTGCGTTCGTCTGAGAACAAGAACAAAGGCAAAACCGAATAA
- a CDS encoding LytTR family DNA-binding domain-containing protein — translation MRNIRIGVVEDEPAACQKVLDYLNRYQSENGEHFTVSVFDDGSKIVEGYRPIYDILLLDIEMKQMDGMEAARQIRKIDSSVVIVFITNASQYAINGYEVQALSYLLKPVPYFAFSQEIKRSIEAVQREADDSMLFEAGSQRTRVELKAIVYIESIRHTIIIHTLDGKLSITSTLKELEAQLAEHDFFRSNSCYLVNLRHVTGIEDQDCIMSNGERLRVSRPRKKAFVTALAGYINGGLQ, via the coding sequence ATGCGCAACATACGAATCGGAGTAGTTGAAGACGAACCCGCCGCATGCCAGAAGGTGCTCGACTACCTTAACCGGTATCAAAGCGAAAACGGGGAGCACTTCACCGTTTCCGTTTTCGACGACGGCTCGAAAATCGTCGAGGGGTACCGGCCGATTTACGACATTCTGCTGCTCGACATCGAAATGAAGCAGATGGACGGCATGGAAGCGGCGAGGCAAATCCGCAAAATCGACAGCAGCGTCGTGATCGTCTTCATCACCAATGCCTCGCAATACGCCATCAATGGCTACGAGGTTCAGGCGCTCTCCTATCTCTTGAAGCCAGTGCCGTACTTTGCGTTCAGCCAGGAAATCAAACGCTCGATCGAGGCGGTGCAACGCGAAGCCGACGACTCGATGCTGTTCGAGGCCGGATCGCAGCGCACGCGCGTTGAGCTCAAGGCCATCGTCTACATCGAATCAATTCGTCATACAATAATCATTCATACGCTCGACGGGAAACTTTCCATCACTTCGACCTTGAAGGAGCTGGAAGCGCAACTCGCCGAACACGACTTCTTCCGCTCCAATTCCTGCTATCTGGTCAATCTGCGGCACGTCACCGGCATCGAGGATCAGGACTGCATCATGAGCAACGGCGAGCGCCTGCGCGTCAGCCGGCCGCGCAAGAAAGCGTTCGTCACCGCGCTGGCGGGCTATATCAACGGCGGGCTGCAATGA
- a CDS encoding GHKL domain-containing protein, with amino-acid sequence MNTITNALPNIPRLYTGICEWMACVVYLLVIYRRAPKWRSVLVAAIGLPAIIGIQYLDGAMSLDFWIFGMLLAVAGMYLVIFLGSQTTPREALYVTARAFVLAELVASLHWQIATFIGFNMRVRTSGTGLPTAALATAIYMVGFGLAWAIERHNFERDRPTDPSRTAVAGSIIITIVTFAMSNLSFVSTNTPFSGSVGQEIFYIRTLVDLCGYAILGAQQEQARVTRANVELNSIDAKLQSEHQEYLQSKENIESLGRISHDLKHQITALRAEVDPEHAAAGFEQLEASVREYSAQEHTGNSVLDVILTSKVKACTQHGITLTTVADGKLLGDMSSMDIATLFGNALDNAIEATAQVSQPERRLIKLALYQHGQFTVIRVENYYESTLRTDDQGDLKTTKSDQRAHGYGVKSIKHIAGLYHGNVTIKARDHWFTLTVLLPR; translated from the coding sequence ATGAACACCATCACCAACGCGCTGCCCAATATTCCGCGGCTTTACACCGGCATCTGCGAATGGATGGCCTGCGTGGTCTATCTGCTGGTCATCTATCGCCGCGCACCAAAATGGCGCAGCGTGCTCGTGGCCGCGATCGGGCTGCCGGCGATTATCGGAATCCAATATCTCGACGGAGCGATGAGCCTCGACTTCTGGATTTTCGGCATGCTGCTGGCGGTGGCAGGCATGTATCTGGTCATTTTCCTCGGCTCACAGACCACGCCGCGCGAGGCGCTCTACGTCACCGCCCGCGCTTTCGTGCTCGCGGAACTCGTGGCCTCACTGCACTGGCAAATCGCCACGTTTATCGGCTTCAATATGCGGGTTCGCACCTCAGGAACGGGTCTGCCGACGGCCGCGCTCGCCACGGCAATCTACATGGTCGGCTTCGGCCTGGCCTGGGCCATCGAACGCCACAACTTCGAACGGGACCGGCCGACCGATCCCAGCCGCACGGCCGTGGCCGGCTCCATCATCATCACCATCGTCACCTTTGCGATGAGCAACCTGAGTTTCGTCTCCACCAACACGCCCTTCTCCGGTTCCGTCGGCCAAGAGATCTTCTATATCCGCACGCTCGTCGATTTGTGCGGTTACGCCATTCTCGGCGCGCAACAGGAGCAGGCGAGGGTGACGCGGGCGAACGTCGAGCTCAATTCCATCGACGCCAAACTGCAGAGCGAGCACCAGGAATACCTGCAATCCAAGGAAAACATCGAATCGCTCGGACGCATTTCGCACGATCTGAAACACCAGATCACCGCCCTGCGCGCCGAGGTCGACCCCGAGCATGCGGCCGCCGGCTTCGAGCAGCTCGAGGCGTCGGTGCGGGAATACAGCGCGCAGGAGCACACCGGCAATTCCGTGCTCGACGTCATCCTCACTTCGAAAGTGAAGGCTTGCACTCAGCATGGTATCACACTTACGACGGTGGCCGACGGCAAGCTGCTGGGCGACATGAGCTCGATGGACATCGCCACGCTTTTCGGCAACGCGCTTGACAACGCCATCGAGGCGACCGCGCAGGTCTCGCAGCCGGAACGTCGGCTCATCAAGCTCGCGCTTTACCAACACGGCCAGTTCACGGTCATCCGCGTCGAGAACTACTACGAATCGACCTTGCGCACCGACGACCAGGGCGACCTCAAGACCACCAAATCCGACCAGCGCGCCCACGGCTACGGCGTGAAATCCATCAAGCACATCGCCGGCCTCTACCACGGCAACGTCACCATCAAGGCCCGCGACCACTGGTTCACCCTGACCGTGCTGTTGCCGCGCTAG
- a CDS encoding GtrA family protein codes for MSKKEQAQVDSADTVDSVPAPDAGKGSKGVVAACKRLIAKYPNLWEFIKFNVLSNISTITRFVAVWVLTALFVHAMGLTQPFSFLIFNYSAPSTNGLGGFLTFLIAEICAQAVNFVVQMKWVFKSDASFKSTAWKYAILAIIIVVVGLLLPGYVTTLCKGFGWNDAVSSTLASVVNTVLAVVISYPLLKWWIAPAKKE; via the coding sequence ATGAGCAAGAAAGAGCAAGCCCAGGTCGATTCGGCCGATACAGTGGATTCCGTACCTGCGCCGGATGCCGGAAAAGGAAGCAAAGGCGTTGTCGCCGCTTGCAAGCGCCTGATCGCCAAGTACCCGAACCTGTGGGAATTCATCAAGTTCAACGTGCTCTCGAATATCTCCACGATCACGCGATTCGTGGCCGTCTGGGTCCTGACCGCGCTGTTCGTGCACGCCATGGGCCTGACCCAGCCGTTCAGTTTCCTCATCTTCAACTACTCGGCGCCCAGCACCAACGGCCTTGGCGGTTTTCTCACCTTCTTGATCGCGGAGATCTGCGCACAGGCTGTCAATTTCGTGGTGCAGATGAAGTGGGTCTTCAAGTCCGACGCGAGCTTCAAGTCCACCGCGTGGAAGTACGCGATTCTGGCCATCATCATCGTGGTCGTCGGCCTGCTGCTGCCGGGCTATGTCACCACGCTGTGCAAGGGCTTTGGCTGGAACGATGCCGTTTCCTCGACCCTCGCCTCCGTGGTCAACACGGTTCTGGCCGTCGTCATCAGCTACCCGCTCCTGAAGTGGTGGATCGCCCCGGCGAAGAAAGAATAA
- a CDS encoding glycoside hydrolase family 3 C-terminal domain-containing protein — MKLEELSVTEKAALLSGASEWDSRGNERAGIPSFVMSDGPHGVRRQLGEGDHLGIGASKPATCFPTAGTVANSWDPALAEEMGEALGREAHDLDVNVLLGPGMNIKRNPLCGRNFEYYSEDPQVAGRMAAGLVKGIQSNGVAACPKHFAVNSQELRRQASNSVVDERTLRELYLTGFEIMIRESRPWAIMSSYNQINGTYAHENKHLLTEILRQEWGFDGAVISDWGGSDSAVAAVKAGGTLEMPSPGYTSVRELVGAVKAGTLAEADLNVRAGEVAKLAGRTRFEGVGRDDLLSDYIAEQHHMIARHVAENTAVLLKNGSTVGSKAVPVLPLKAGTRVAVIGDMAKTARYQGSGSSKVNATQEENLLDELGKIDGVEVAGYEQGYERHGGRNSVLIEDAVALAAADKTDVVLAVVGLDERSESEGLDRSTMAIPEGQNELVKALVATGKPVVIVLVAGSPVELPWFDDVAALLYIGLSGQAGASATARVLAGKVNPSGHLAETWPLKYEDSPSSGWYPAIGRDAIYREGPFVGYRYYETAGVPVRFPFGYGLSYSSFTYSGSTSDEKGVTFTVTNDSDVAGATVAQMYVRGPKGGAMRPDRELKGFRKVFLAAHETQTVTIPFDRYTFRHYDVVPGTWKTETGEREILVGDSVENLPLKATQMIQGDIDLCPPNPVLGHYLKGQVKDVTDNEMTALFGHGVIAPGKPTVFGENDPISSWADSRGFLARTIAKTLSKREAKIRQKTGQPDLNTLFILNMPPRAMCKMTQGMVDSAMVEAVVKIANGHTFRGIGSFIAGYFRNISANKRIAKELERQ; from the coding sequence ATGAAACTCGAAGAACTGAGCGTTACCGAGAAGGCGGCGCTGCTTTCGGGCGCATCCGAGTGGGACTCTCGGGGCAACGAGCGGGCCGGGATTCCGAGTTTCGTGATGAGCGACGGCCCCCACGGGGTGCGTCGTCAGCTGGGCGAGGGCGATCACCTTGGCATCGGTGCCTCCAAGCCCGCGACCTGCTTCCCTACCGCCGGCACGGTGGCCAATTCCTGGGATCCCGCTCTTGCCGAGGAAATGGGCGAGGCGTTGGGTCGCGAGGCGCACGATCTCGATGTCAACGTGCTGCTTGGTCCGGGCATGAACATCAAGCGCAACCCGTTGTGCGGCCGTAATTTCGAGTATTATTCCGAAGATCCGCAGGTCGCCGGGCGCATGGCCGCCGGCTTGGTCAAAGGCATTCAGAGCAACGGCGTGGCCGCTTGCCCCAAGCATTTCGCGGTCAACAGCCAGGAGCTGCGCCGTCAGGCCTCCAATTCCGTGGTTGACGAGCGCACGCTGCGTGAGCTTTACCTGACCGGTTTCGAAATCATGATCCGTGAGTCCCGTCCGTGGGCCATCATGAGTTCTTACAACCAGATCAACGGCACGTATGCGCACGAAAACAAGCATCTGCTCACCGAAATCCTGCGTCAAGAATGGGGTTTCGACGGTGCGGTCATCTCCGATTGGGGCGGTTCCGATTCCGCCGTCGCCGCGGTGAAGGCCGGCGGAACGCTGGAGATGCCGTCGCCCGGTTACACTTCCGTACGCGAGCTGGTCGGCGCGGTCAAAGCCGGGACGCTGGCTGAAGCCGATCTCAACGTTCGGGCTGGTGAAGTGGCCAAACTCGCCGGACGCACCCGTTTCGAAGGTGTCGGCCGCGATGATCTGTTGAGCGATTATATTGCCGAGCAGCATCATATGATTGCCCGTCACGTAGCCGAAAATACCGCCGTACTGCTCAAAAACGGCAGCACGGTCGGCAGTAAGGCCGTGCCGGTACTCCCCCTCAAGGCCGGCACTCGCGTGGCGGTGATTGGCGATATGGCGAAAACCGCACGTTATCAAGGTTCCGGCTCATCCAAAGTCAACGCGACGCAGGAGGAAAACCTGCTTGACGAACTGGGGAAGATCGACGGCGTTGAGGTCGCGGGCTACGAGCAGGGCTATGAGCGTCACGGCGGCAGGAACAGCGTTTTGATCGAGGATGCCGTCGCCTTGGCCGCAGCCGACAAGACCGATGTGGTGCTCGCCGTCGTCGGACTTGACGAACGCAGCGAATCCGAGGGGCTCGATCGTTCCACGATGGCCATTCCCGAAGGCCAGAACGAGCTGGTGAAAGCATTGGTGGCCACCGGCAAGCCTGTGGTGATCGTGCTGGTCGCCGGCTCCCCTGTCGAGCTGCCGTGGTTCGACGACGTTGCCGCTCTCTTATATATAGGTCTTTCCGGGCAGGCTGGCGCTTCCGCCACGGCCCGTGTGCTCGCCGGAAAAGTCAATCCCTCCGGCCATCTCGCCGAAACCTGGCCTCTTAAGTATGAGGACTCCCCCAGCTCCGGCTGGTACCCGGCCATCGGCCGCGACGCCATCTACCGCGAAGGCCCGTTCGTCGGCTATCGGTATTACGAGACCGCCGGCGTGCCCGTGCGCTTCCCGTTCGGTTACGGCCTGAGCTACAGCTCGTTCACGTATTCCGGCTCGACCAGTGACGAAAAGGGCGTGACATTCACCGTCACCAACGATTCCGACGTCGCCGGCGCCACCGTTGCCCAGATGTATGTACGCGGGCCAAAGGGCGGCGCGATGCGTCCCGACCGCGAGCTCAAGGGCTTCAGGAAGGTGTTCCTTGCCGCGCACGAGACCCAGACGGTCACGATCCCGTTTGATCGCTATACGTTCCGTCATTACGACGTGGTGCCCGGAACGTGGAAAACCGAGACCGGCGAGCGTGAGATTCTGGTCGGCGATAGCGTGGAAAATCTGCCGCTCAAGGCCACCCAGATGATTCAAGGAGACATCGATCTCTGCCCGCCGAACCCGGTGCTCGGCCATTACTTGAAAGGCCAGGTCAAGGACGTCACCGACAACGAGATGACCGCGCTCTTCGGCCACGGAGTGATCGCTCCCGGCAAGCCGACGGTTTTCGGTGAGAACGATCCGATCTCCTCTTGGGCGGATTCCCGCGGTTTCCTCGCGCGAACCATCGCCAAAACGTTGAGCAAGCGCGAGGCGAAGATTCGCCAGAAAACCGGCCAGCCCGACCTCAACACCCTCTTCATCCTCAACATGCCGCCGCGCGCGATGTGCAAGATGACGCAGGGCATGGTCGACTCGGCGATGGTCGAGGCCGTCGTCAAGATCGCGAATGGCCACACGTTCCGTGGTATCGGCTCGTTCATCGCCGGTTATTTCCGCAATATCTCGGCCAACAAGCGCATTGCAAAGGAGCTTGAAAGGCAGTAA
- a CDS encoding glycoside hydrolase family 3 protein, translating to MLQINIADVVNVIKSLVPYLVVIGVLLVLAIVISVAVNKKTVKNVGTRKLVRSETWLVALVAIVAAVSMMLTGPMSTLLNNVTSKKYTLSQSTIDRAKTLAEKVEGEGITMLKNDDANLPLSSKKVNVFGWASTNPIFSGTGSGSMSTQYKTVGVLDGMKNAGIQTNTELTKVYTDYMKQRPVVKGAMFAPNWELPEAPVDKYSAKTIADAKKFSDQAVVFLARQGGEGNDLPTDMKAKGVSFTNNSKSYEDFKAGQSFLELDQTERNMLDMVTKNFKNVTLVYNGGNTMQFDFLKNYPQIKSVLWCPPAGQTGFNALGKVLSGAIDPSGRTSDTFLKNLKQAVNFNNFGDFKYDNAQSLGVATTGFDGKTKTKTPTFVNYSEGIYLGYKFYETAAKEGLINYDDVVQYPFGYGLSYTKFSQSMGKISHENGKVSFDVTVRNTGNKAGKDVVETYYNPPYTNGGIEKASANLVALSKTRVLNPGESQNVKISFKDDDMASYDSKGAKAWVLEKGDYAVSINSDSHTVIDQQNVNVPATITYNTKSKTHDGDKTPATNQFDDVAGDVTYLSRANHFANYQQATAAPKSFSMSDKIKSEFVNNGNYKAAAHNKASDKMPTTGAKNNIRLADLRGKSYDDPEWNKLLDEMTFKDMDNLIANGGYGTPAVDSIGKIKTTDADGPAALNNNFTKVGSIGFPAEVSFACSWNKDLNKEFGEMIADMAHDMHVDGWYAPGMDTHRSAFSGRNFEYFSEDGELAGVLASSQVQGAQSKGVYAFIKQFALNDQETNRLNMLATWANEQSMREIYLKPFEMGVKTGGATAAMSSFNYLGPTYDGASNALLNNVLRGEWGFKGFVVTDYFSGDPMQNADQIIRNGGDTMLATTKVTNHITDKSATSLLAMRQASKNVLYSVVNGWEYANGEPKVDVPFWRPVMYVVWAVVAVLFIGLEVVAIMRFRRRRAAAKTAVTVESVEAADRPANSAETSDTVAQ from the coding sequence ATGTTGCAGATCAACATCGCCGATGTCGTCAACGTCATCAAGTCGCTGGTGCCCTATCTGGTGGTCATCGGCGTCCTGCTGGTACTGGCGATCGTCATCAGTGTCGCCGTCAACAAGAAGACGGTCAAGAATGTAGGAACACGCAAGCTTGTGCGCAGCGAGACCTGGCTGGTGGCCCTGGTGGCCATCGTCGCGGCCGTCTCGATGATGCTCACCGGCCCGATGTCCACGTTGCTCAACAACGTGACATCCAAGAAGTACACGCTTTCCCAGTCCACCATCGACCGCGCCAAGACGCTCGCCGAGAAGGTTGAGGGCGAGGGCATCACCATGCTCAAGAACGACGACGCCAACCTGCCGCTTTCAAGCAAGAAGGTCAACGTCTTCGGCTGGGCCTCGACCAACCCGATCTTCTCGGGCACCGGCTCCGGTTCGATGAGCACGCAGTACAAGACCGTTGGCGTGCTCGACGGCATGAAGAACGCCGGCATCCAGACCAACACCGAACTTACGAAGGTCTACACCGACTACATGAAGCAGCGTCCCGTCGTTAAGGGCGCCATGTTCGCACCGAACTGGGAGCTTCCGGAGGCCCCGGTTGACAAGTACTCGGCCAAGACGATCGCCGACGCCAAGAAGTTCTCCGACCAGGCCGTTGTGTTCCTGGCCCGCCAGGGCGGCGAGGGCAACGATCTGCCGACCGATATGAAGGCCAAGGGCGTCTCGTTCACCAACAACTCCAAGAGCTACGAGGACTTCAAGGCTGGTCAGTCCTTCCTCGAGCTCGACCAGACCGAGCGCAACATGCTCGACATGGTCACCAAGAACTTCAAGAACGTCACGCTGGTATACAACGGTGGCAACACCATGCAGTTCGACTTCCTGAAGAACTATCCGCAGATCAAGTCCGTGCTGTGGTGCCCGCCCGCCGGCCAGACCGGTTTCAACGCCCTGGGCAAGGTGCTTTCCGGCGCCATCGATCCGTCCGGCCGCACTTCCGACACGTTCCTCAAGAACCTCAAGCAGGCCGTCAACTTCAACAACTTCGGCGACTTCAAGTACGACAATGCGCAGAGCCTCGGCGTGGCCACCACCGGTTTCGACGGCAAGACCAAGACCAAGACCCCGACGTTCGTCAACTATTCCGAGGGCATCTACCTGGGCTACAAGTTCTATGAGACGGCCGCCAAGGAAGGCCTGATCAATTATGACGACGTGGTGCAGTATCCGTTCGGTTACGGCCTGAGCTATACGAAGTTCAGCCAGTCGATGGGCAAGATCAGCCATGAGAATGGCAAGGTCAGCTTCGACGTCACCGTTCGTAATACCGGCAACAAAGCCGGCAAGGACGTCGTAGAAACCTACTACAACCCGCCGTATACCAACGGTGGCATCGAGAAGGCCTCGGCCAACCTCGTCGCGCTTTCCAAGACCCGCGTGCTCAATCCCGGCGAATCCCAGAACGTCAAGATCTCCTTCAAGGACGATGACATGGCTTCCTATGATTCCAAGGGCGCCAAAGCCTGGGTGCTGGAGAAGGGCGATTACGCCGTCTCCATCAACTCCGATTCCCACACGGTGATTGACCAGCAGAACGTCAACGTTCCTGCGACCATCACCTATAACACGAAGTCCAAGACCCACGATGGCGACAAGACTCCGGCCACCAACCAGTTCGACGACGTTGCCGGCGACGTGACCTATCTGTCGCGCGCCAACCACTTTGCCAACTACCAGCAGGCCACCGCCGCTCCGAAGAGCTTCTCAATGAGCGACAAGATCAAGTCCGAGTTCGTCAACAACGGCAACTACAAGGCCGCCGCCCACAACAAGGCGAGCGACAAGATGCCGACCACGGGCGCGAAGAACAACATCCGCCTGGCAGACCTGCGCGGCAAGTCCTACGACGATCCGGAGTGGAACAAGCTGCTCGACGAGATGACGTTCAAGGATATGGACAACCTCATCGCCAACGGCGGCTACGGCACCCCGGCGGTGGATTCGATCGGCAAGATCAAGACCACCGACGCCGACGGCCCCGCGGCGCTCAACAACAACTTCACCAAGGTCGGCTCGATCGGCTTCCCGGCTGAGGTTTCCTTCGCCTGCTCCTGGAACAAGGACCTCAACAAGGAGTTCGGCGAGATGATCGCCGACATGGCGCACGACATGCACGTGGACGGCTGGTACGCCCCGGGTATGGACACGCACCGCAGCGCCTTCTCCGGCCGTAATTTCGAGTACTTCTCGGAGGATGGCGAGCTTGCAGGCGTTCTGGCCTCCAGCCAGGTCCAGGGCGCGCAGTCCAAGGGCGTCTACGCCTTCATCAAGCAGTTCGCGCTCAACGACCAGGAGACCAACCGCCTCAACATGCTGGCCACCTGGGCCAACGAGCAGTCGATGCGCGAGATCTACCTGAAGCCGTTCGAGATGGGCGTCAAGACCGGCGGCGCGACCGCTGCGATGAGCTCGTTCAACTACCTCGGACCCACCTATGACGGTGCCAGCAACGCGTTGCTCAACAACGTGCTGCGTGGCGAGTGGGGCTTCAAGGGCTTCGTGGTCACCGATTACTTCTCGGGCGACCCGATGCAGAACGCCGACCAGATCATCCGCAATGGCGGCGACACCATGCTCGCCACCACCAAGGTGACCAACCACATCACCGACAAGTCCGCCACCTCGCTTCTCGCGATGCGTCAGGCTTCGAAGAATGTGCTCTACTCCGTGGTGAACGGCTGGGAGTATGCCAACGGCGAGCCCAAGGTCGACGTTCCGTTCTGGCGTCCGGTCATGTACGTGGTCTGGGCCGTCGTCGCGGTGCTCTTCATCGGCCTCGAGGTGGTTGCCATCATGCGCTTCCGTCGTCGTCGCGCCGCTGCCAAGACCGCGGTGACGGTTGAGTCCGTCGAGGCTGCTGACCGGCCCGCAAATTCCGCTGAAACGTCGGATACGGTAGCCCAGTAA